In one Rutidosis leptorrhynchoides isolate AG116_Rl617_1_P2 chromosome 8, CSIRO_AGI_Rlap_v1, whole genome shotgun sequence genomic region, the following are encoded:
- the LOC139863443 gene encoding uncharacterized protein — MADTNRFHPAVIVNSIKNFIPITLEMENSKYGAWSELFKIHCRAFNVIDHIIPPTTTETESSTTTQTTPPTGSTNTTPPPTESWSRLDDIVLRRIYSTILGDLIHTILAPDSTALQAWN; from the coding sequence ATGGCCGACACTAATCGCTTTCACCCTGCAGTTATCGTTAACAGTATCAAAAACTTTATCCCCATCACTCTCGAGATGGAGAACAGCAAATACGGCGCCTGGTCTGAGCTGTTTAAGATCCATTGCCGAGCCTTCAATGTCATAGACCATATCATCCCTCCAACCACCACCGAAACTGAATCATCAACCACAACACAAACAACCCCACCCACTGGCTCGACAAACACAACACCTCCACCCACTGAATCCTGGTCTCGTTTAGATGATATTGTACTTCGGAGGATCTATTCCACCATCTTAGGCGACCTTATTCACACAATTCTTGCTCCCGACTCGACTGCTCTTCAAGCGTGGAACTGA